Proteins encoded in a region of the Globicephala melas chromosome 1, mGloMel1.2, whole genome shotgun sequence genome:
- the FBXO42 gene encoding F-box only protein 42, with protein MASSSDSEDDSFMAVDQEETVLEGTMEQDEEPRPVLEVEETRHNRSMSELPEEVLEYILSFLSPYQEHKTAALVCKQWYRLIKGVAHQCYHGFIKAVQEGNIQWESRTYPYPGTPITQRFSHSACYYDANQSMYVFGGCTQSSCNAAFNDLWRLDLNSKEWIRPLASGSYPSPKAGATLVVYKDLLVLFGGWTRPSPYPLHQPERFFDEIHTYSPSKNWWNCIVTTHGPPPMAGHSSCVIDDKMIVFGGSLGSRQMSNDVWVLDLEQWAWSKPNISGPSPHPRGGQSQIVIDDATILILGGCGGPNALFKDAWLLHMHSGPWAWQPLKVENEDHGAPELWCHPACRVGQCVVVFSQAPSGRAPLSPSLNSRPSPISATPPALVPEPREYRSQSPVRSMDEAPCVNGRWGTLRPRAQRQTPSSSREGSLSPARGDGSPILNGGNLSPGSAAVGGSSLDSPVQAISPSTPSTTEGYDLKMGLSLAPRRGSLPDQKDLRLGSMDLNWDPKPASSSSHMDGVDSRTVGGSLRHPPEQTNGVHTPPHVASALAGAVSPGALRRSLEAIKAMSSKGPPASAALSPPLGSSPGSPGSQNLSSGETVPVPRPGPAQGDGHSLPPIARRLGHHPPQSLNVGKPLYQSMNCKPMQMYVLDIKDTKEKGRVKWKVFNSSSVVGPPETSLHTVVQGRGELIIFGGLMDKKQNVKYYPKTNALYFVRAKR; from the exons ATGGCCAGCTCCTCGGACAGTGAAGATGATAGTTTCATGGCTGTGGACCAAGAAGAGACTGTGCTGGAAGGGACAATGGAGCAAGATGAGGAGCCCCGCCCAGTATTGGAGGTTGAGGAGACTAGACATAATAGGTCCATGTCTGAGCTGCCAGAAGAGGTTTTGGAGTATATCCTGTCCTTTCTCTCACCATACCAGGAACACAAAACTGCAGCCCTTGTCTGCAAACAGTGGTACCGACTTATTAAAG gTGTAGCCCACCAGTGTTATCATGGTTTCATAAAGGCTGTCCAGGAAGGAAACATTCAGTGGGAGAGTCGGACTTACCCTTATCCTGGAACCCCAATCACTCAGCGGTTCTCACACA GTGCGTGCTATTATGATGCTAATCAGTCTATGTATGTGTTTGGAGGCTGTACCCAAAGCAGCTGCAATGCTGCCTTCAATGACCTCTGGAGACTTGACCTAAATAGCAAAGAGTGGATCCGACCTTTGGCTTCAG GGTCCTATCCTTCCCCCAAAGCTGGCGCGACTCTGGTTGTATACAAGGACCTGCTGGTGCTGTTTGGTGGTTGGACACGGCCAAGCCCTTACCCCCTACACCAACCAGAGAGGTTCTTTGATGAAATACATACTTACTCACCGTCTAAAAACTG GTGGAACTGCATTGTGACAACCCATGGCCCACCTCCCATGGCTGGGCATTCTTCTTGTGTGATAGACGATAAAATGATTGTCTTTGGTGGCTCCCTAGGATCCCGGCAGAT GAGCAACGACGTCTGGGTCCTTGACCTCGAGCAGTGGGCGTGGTCCAAGCCGAACATCTCTGGCCCTAGTCCTCATCCTCGAGGTGGCCAATCTCAG ATTGTCATAGATGATGCAACTATTTTAATCCTTGGAGGGTGTGGTGGTCCCAATGCT CTGTTCAAGGATGCTTGGTTGTTGCACATGCACTCAGGTCCCTGGGCCTGGCAACCACTCAAGGTGGAAAATGAAGACCATGGGGCCCCAGAACTGTGGTGCCATCCAGCTTGCCGA GTAGGGCAGTGCGTGGTGGTCTTCAGCCAGGCTCCTAGTGGGCGAGCCCCACTCAGCCCCAGTTTGAACTCTCGCCCATCACCTATCAGTGCCACTCCTCCAGCCCTAGTTCCCGAACCTCGAGAATACCGCTCTCAGTCTCCGGTAAGGAGTATGGATGAAGCTCCCTGTGTTAACGGCCGCTGgggaacactgaggcccagagcgcAAAGACAGACCCCCTCAAGTTCCCGAGAAGGAAGCCTTTCCCCAGCCAGAGGCGATGGCTCTCCCATCCTCAATGGTGGGAACTTATCTCCAGGATCAGCAGCTGTAGGTGGCTCTTCCTTGGACAGTCCTGTACAGGCTATATCTCCTAGCACTCCATCTACCACTGAAGGATATGACCTAAAAATGGGACTTTCTTTGGCCCCCCGACGAGGGTCACTACCAGATCAGAAAGATCTAAGATTGGGATCAATGGATCTGAACTGGGATCCGAAACCTGCTTCCAGTAGCAGTCACATGGATGGTGTGGACAGCAGAACAGTTGGGGGAAGTTTGAGACACCCTCCTGAACAGACAAATGGTGTGCATACCCCACCGCACGTGGCCAGTGCCCTTGCAGGAGCAGTTTCCCCAGGTGCCCTGCGTCGGAGCCTAGAAGCCATCAAAGCAATGTCGTCCAAAGGCCCCCCAGCCTCCGCAGCACTAAGTCCTCCTCTGGGGTCTTCTCCAGGCTCCCCTGGGAGCCAGAACCTGAGCAGTGGAGAAACAGTGCCCGTTCCCCGCCCAGGGCCTGCCCAAGGAGATGGACATTCCTTACCTCCCATTGCCCGGCGCCTGGGCCACCACCCTCCACAGTCCCTAAATGTTGGCAAACCCTTGTACCAGAGTATGAACTGCAAGCCCATGCAAATGTACGTGCTGGACATTAAAGACACCAAGGAGAAGGGGCGAGTCAAATGGAAAGTATTTAACAGCAGTTCTGTGGTTGGACCTCCCGAAACCAGCCTGCATACAGTGGTACAAGGCAGGGGCGAACTCATCATATTTGGAGGACTCATGGACAAGAAGCAGAATGTGAAGTACTATCCAAAAACAAACGCCTTGTACTTTGTGCGAGCAAAGAGATAA